The genomic region ATAACAATAAAGCTAAGGATTTACTTGATAATGTAAAGGATAGAAAGTATTATGAAGTGGTAAAGAGAATAATAGAAATGATAGACTCTGGAAATAAGGACCAGCTTGCTACAGAATTCACTAGATGTTTTATCAACGATTATAAACACTTAAAATGCCCTCCATATGAATCTTGGTATAGAGAAAGAACAATATACGGTAAAGTCGTAGCCGAACTGTACGATATTTATGCAAAATACGGTATTCAGCCTATGAAAGAATTACCTGATCACATATCCACTGAAATGGAATTCCTAGCTTACATATTCTATCTAGGTAAGGAAGACGACGGTAAAAAATTCCTAGTAGAGCATATATTTAAGTGGGTTCCACTCTTTATTAATGATATAGAAAAATATCATTACGGCGAGTATACGAAGCTTTTAGGAAATTCATTAAAATTGTTTCTTGAAGAACTCTCAAACGATTTAAAGGAAAGTAAATAATTTTTAGGATAATATTTGTGTTGATGACCAAGAAATACCCTAATAATTTTTCCCATATATTAAGAATTAATACTCTGTAACTTCATTTTCGGCTGGAAGTTAGGCAATAGGCCACCGTGTCCCATCATTGCAATGTCCTCTTTTCTAGGTATTATCCCTGCCATAAGTCTTGTAAACATAACGTCTATAGCGTTGTAATCCCTATAGTATATCCCTCCTGCAGAAATGCCGAAAATAGGTATCGAGTCCCACATTGCAACTATGGACATTGTTGTCGGTTTAATTGGTAAACCGTATGATATAATTTTTCCTAGCTTACTTATAGCAATTGGAGTCTTGTCGGTAGCATCGACT from Acidianus ambivalens harbors:
- a CDS encoding TorD/DmsD family molecular chaperone, whose protein sequence is MKWEEFKLFSYLFMGVRYNNKAKDLLDNVKDRKYYEVVKRIIEMIDSGNKDQLATEFTRCFINDYKHLKCPPYESWYRERTIYGKVVAELYDIYAKYGIQPMKELPDHISTEMEFLAYIFYLGKEDDGKKFLVEHIFKWVPLFINDIEKYHYGEYTKLLGNSLKLFLEELSNDLKESK